From one Lolium rigidum isolate FL_2022 chromosome 4, APGP_CSIRO_Lrig_0.1, whole genome shotgun sequence genomic stretch:
- the LOC124706003 gene encoding probable indole-3-pyruvate monooxygenase YUCCA11 — MEEASVLIVGAGPAGLATAACLSKFSIPYVIVERESCSASLWRNRSYDRLKLHLAKEFCELPHMSYPVDAPTYIPKNQFIKYIDDYIERFSIQPKYLTVVESSTYDIKHNCWSIIARDMEKCTIVDYKAKFLVVASGENSEENIPVIPGLENFPGVTIHSSEYKSGISYSGKNVLVVGSGNSGMEIAYDLASHGANTSIVIRSPMHIMTKELIRLGMKLVRHLPLKLVDDLLVMMANFIFGDLTRHGIIRPKKGPLIIKSETGRSAVIDVGTVGLIKEGNIKVQPRITLIKGRIVEFEGGNQGSFDVIVFATGYKSTANRWMKNGEDMLNNDGLPKKEFPNHWKGANGLYCAGLARRGLADIALDAKNIANDIKSIIDSMST, encoded by the exons ATGGAGGAGGCCTCAGTTTTGATTGTTGGCGCTGGGCCAGCGGGCCTCGCAACAGCCGCATGCCTTAGCAAATTCTCCATCCCCTATGTCATTGTCGAGCGTGAGAGTTGCAGCGCCTCACTATGGCGCAATCGCTCGTATGATCGTCTCAAGCTTCATCTTGCCAAGGAGTTTTGTGAGCTGCCGCACATGTCGTACCCAGTTGATGCCCCAACATACATACCGAAGAACCAGTTTATCAAGTACATCGATGACTACATTGAGCGATTCAGTATTCAGCCGAAATATCTCACTGTTGTTGAGTCATCCACATATGACATCAAACACAATTGTTGGTCCATCATTGCCCGTGACATGGAGAAGTGCACAATAGTCGATTACAAGGCAAAGTTTCTTGTTGTGGCAAGCGGCGAGAATAGTGAAGAGAATATTCCAGTGATCCCAGGACTAGAAAACTTTCCAGGTGTGACCATCCACTCTTCAGAATATAAGTCAGGCATCAGCTACTCAGGGAAGAACGTATTGGTCGTTGGATCAGGCAACTCTGGAATGGAGATTGCTTATGACCTTGCATCTCATGGTGCCAATACTTCTATTGTTATTCGAAGTCCG ATGCATATAATGACAAAGGAATTAATCCGATTAGGGATGAAACTAGTTCGTCACCTTCCTCTGAAGCTAGTAGACGATCTCCTTGTGATGATGGCAAATttcatttttggtgatttaactaGGCATGGGATCATCAGACCAAAAAAGGGTCCATTGATTATCAAGTCAGAAACTGGCCGATCTGCAGTGATTGATGTTGGCACCGTGGGGCTAATCAAAGAAGGCAATATAAAA GTTCAACCAAGGATTACTCTTATTAAAGGCAGAATAGTTGAATTTGAAGGTGGGAACCAAGGCTCCTTCGACGTGATTGTGTTTGCAACTGGATACAAAAGCACAGCAAATAGGTGGATGAAG AATGGTGAGGACATGTTGAACAATGATGGCTTGCCAAAGAAGGAATTTCCAAATCACTGGAAAGGTGCAAACGGGCTCTATTGTGCTGGTTTAGCGAGGAGAGGCTTGGCCGACATTGCCTTAGATGCCAAGAACATCGCCAATGACATTAAATCTATCATAGACTCCATGTCTACCTAA
- the LOC124647638 gene encoding plant UBX domain-containing protein 10-like, with translation MGQATAAPALGATSRGEAASREAKAAPCDQRYRARDHYSRDRDRDRKIARLSSVNDFVPLPPLAPAPPPPQQQQQPGIAWRLVTLPFYVVSGGVGLITGSIRLGVWVAGGVLSRSLSLLGLAQGGGDGLHGLPPSAVEAVDFAAEFEHEFGAGRGPRFVAEGFADALLRAHREYKLLFVYLHSPDHPDTPAFCGGCLCSEPVAQFINENFVAWGGSIRRTEGFKMSNSLNASRFPFCALVMASTNQRIVLLQQVEGPKSPEQMITILQRVVEECTASLVAGRIEAEERLNNQRLREEQDAAYRAALEADQARERQKREEQEILEREAAEAERKRKEDEEAQARAVQEAAEREAALARRRQEKAMALGAEPEKGPDVTRVLIRFPTGERKERRFHSSTTITSIYDYVDSLDCLKAEKYSLVSNFPRVTYGPEKNSQTLVEAGLHPQASLFVEIEQ, from the exons ATGGGACAGGCCACGGCGGCACCAGCATTGGGCGCGACATCGCGAGGGGAGGCCGCTAGCAGAGAAGCAAAGGCTGCGCCATGCGACCAGAGATACAGAGCTAGGGACCAC tatagtagagatagagatagagatagaaaaATCGCCAGGTTGTCTTCGGTAAACGATTTCGTCCCGCTCCCACCCCTCGCGcctgcacctcctcctcctcaacagcagcagcagcccggGATCGCGTGGAGGCTGGTCACGCTCCCCTTCTACGTGGTCTCCGGCGGGGTCGGCCTCATCACCGGCTCCATCCGCCTCGGCGTCTGGGTCGCGGGCGGCGTGCTCTCCCGATCCCTCTCCCTCCTCGGCCTCGcgcagggcggcggcgacggcctccaCGGGCTACCCCCGTCCGCCGTCGAGGCGGTCGACTTCGCCGCGGAGTTCGAGCACGAGTTCGGGGCCGGCCGCGGCCCGCGATTCGTCGCCGAGGGCTTCGCCGACGCGCTGCTGCGCGCGCATCGCGAGTACAAGCTTCTCTTCGTGTACCTCCACTCGCCTGACCACCCGGACACCCCCGCGTTCTGCGGTGGCTGCCTCTGCTCCGAGCCCGTGGCCCAGTTCATAAACGAGAACTTCGTCGCGTGGGGCGGTAGCATCAGAAGGACTgaagggttcaagatgagcaacagCCTCAATGCGTCGCGCTTCCCGTTCTGCGCGCTAGTCATGGCATCTACGAACCAGAGGATTGTGCTGTTGCAGCAG GTTGAGGGGCCCAAATCACCTGAACAGATGATAACAATTCTTCAAAGAGTGGTTGAAGAGTGCACTGCCTCACTTGTCGCTGGCAGGATTGAAGCCGAAGAAAGACTAAACAATCAGCGTTTGCGCGAGGAACAAGATGCTGCTTACAGAGCTGCACTTGAAGCTGATCAG GCTAGGGAACGCCAAAAGAGAGAGGAACAAGAAATACTTGAAAGAGAGGCTGCAGAGGCTGAGAGGAAACGTAAAGAAGATGAGGAGGCACAAGCCAGGGCTGTCCAAGAAGCAGCTGAAAGGGAAGCTGCTCTTGCAAGGAGGCGGCAAGAGAAGGCAATGGCTCTCGGAGCTGAGCCTGAGAAAGGGCCTGATGTTACTCGG GTTCTTATAAGATTTCCAACTGGAGAGCGCAAAGAAAGGAGATTCCACAGTTCCACCACCATTACCTCCATCTACGATTATGTTGATTCTTTGGATTGTTTGAAAGCAGAAAAGTACAGCCTAGTTTCGAATTTCCCGCGGGTAACCTACGGTCCTGAAAAGAACTCCCAGACGCTGGTGGAAGCAGGTTTGCACCCGCAAGCGAGCCTGTTTGTCGAGATAGAACAATGA